From Desulfobacterales bacterium, one genomic window encodes:
- a CDS encoding phage integrase N-terminal SAM-like domain-containing protein: protein MRCYHLIGKNVNILVSSHMGITIEFQIKQASHAIAFYYELLNIKPNAPNSTIIATTKQKDNTQPDTLIKERSFAKKESIVITGVIKPMYPQKDPWESVYNDLNSEIKVRHYSPKTLKTYSEWLRNFQRYTKSKSLESLDDSDIKGFLTFLAVQKNVSASTQNQAFNALLFFYRHILKKEPGDLRDTIRAKIKLYIPVVLSREEVDRIINNLIVKLLYGCGLRAARP from the coding sequence ATGAGATGTTATCATTTAATTGGGAAAAATGTCAATATTTTGGTATCAAGTCATATGGGGATAACCATAGAATTTCAAATAAAGCAAGCTTCTCATGCAATTGCTTTCTATTACGAATTACTTAACATAAAGCCTAATGCTCCAAATTCAACTATAATAGCGACTACAAAGCAAAAAGATAATACTCAACCTGATACTTTAATCAAAGAACGTTCCTTTGCAAAAAAGGAATCAATCGTAATTACCGGTGTAATAAAACCGATGTATCCACAAAAGGATCCTTGGGAATCTGTTTACAATGATTTAAATTCTGAGATTAAAGTAAGACATTATTCCCCAAAGACACTGAAAACTTACTCAGAATGGCTTAGAAATTTTCAAAGATATACAAAATCAAAGTCATTAGAATCTTTAGATGATTCGGATATAAAAGGATTCTTAACCTTTTTAGCTGTTCAGAAAAATGTATCCGCTTCAACGCAGAATCAAGCATTTAATGCTTTATTATTTTTTTATCGACATATTTTAAAGAAAGAACCTGGTGATTTAAGGGATACAATAAGGGCGAAGATAAAACTTTATATACCCGTTGTTTTATCGAGAGAAGAAGTAGATAGAATTATAAATAATCTAATTGTAAAATTATTGTATGGATGTGGGCTTAGAGCTGCTCGGCCATAG